DNA from Triticum aestivum cultivar Chinese Spring chromosome 7D, IWGSC CS RefSeq v2.1, whole genome shotgun sequence:
ACTGTAAAGTACCAACTAGTAACTGCACACTGAAAAATCCTGATGGATATAATGTGGCTACTTTGAATACAAAAAGCTTCCGCTGAATACCTGTCATTACATACTCAGGCGCAGCGTAGCCATAGGTGCCAAGAACCCGAGTAGAGACATGGGTTTTATCACCTTGGGGACCAGCTTTTGCGAGCCCAAAATCTGAAAGTTTTGAATTGTACTCCTGTAAAAGCAGAACTTTCACAGTTAAAACAGCATACTACAGTTAAGCATGGGAACAAACAAATTGACAAGAGAATTACCGCATCGATAAGAATATTTGACGTCTTAAAATCCCTGTAAATAACTGGTTTGGGACCAACATGTAGGAAGGCTAGACCTTTAGCAGCACCAAGAACAACCTTCATCCTGCACGGCCAAGGTAGGGGAAGAGTCCCTTCAAGATTAAACAAAGTAAGATAACAGGAGAATAAAAAgggacaaaaaaagtacaataagTAAAAGAAGGAAAGTAGCTAGGCAGAGACGAAAACCAACAAGTAAGATAGAAGCAACCCCACACAGACCATTGTTCCTGTGAGGATTTGTACCAGAAGTTGGAGTTTTAAACAACAGTTCGATAAGAAAGTTTTAAATAACGGTAATTAAACGCACACCACCTAAAATGGATGCAGGTTAAAAGTCTTAAGGTTCAACAACAGAGTTTCTAAAATCCTGCTGTTATAATTGTTCTGAAGTTTGAACTGCAAAGCACAAGCTAGAGATAGTAAAGCATGCATACCACCTTGGAATAAAAAGATAGCATGTCTGGTCACCGTTAGATTATTTTTGTCTCTTTGCAAAAAACTATTGATTCTTCTTTCAGATATAAGATAGGTTGAACTTCAGAAAGTAGTTCCTTCAGACGCGATATTATCCAATGTTCAGATGTTGTTATGTGTTTCCTTTCAGAAAACAGTTCCTCCAGATAGGAATGCAATATTACATAAGTAAATTGGCTCATGAAAGTACACATATAACACTTGAATGAATCATAAGTATAATGTGAAGTCTCATTTTAAATAAAGCCTTCCAAGTTTCAGGACTCAATGTAGGAATACTAAATCTAAAAACAACAACATTCAGTAGAAATATTTGAAGTTGATTGCTCACTTCTGAAAAGATGATTTTCTAGACTTCCCCGTGCCATGAATTCATATACAAGCAGCCTTTGGTCATCCTCAATACAGTATCCAATAAGCTTAACAAGATGTTTGTGATGCAGCTGTCCCAGAAAATCAACTTCGGCCTGCAAATTGATTTCTTTGGAAGTTATAACTCTACCTAAAGAAAGAAATTAAGGACTTAAGAGGCATGTATTACTTACCACCCATTCTCTATGACCTTGAAGAGCATTTTCCTTCAGACTTTTGACAGCTACAGTCAAACCAGTGCCGGGTTTTGCAGGAGCTGTGCTGTTCGGCTCAATCCACCCCTTGAACACATACCCAAATCCACCTTCTCCGAGAATACTGTCTGGTCTGAAGTTAACAGTGGCAGATTTAAGCTCTTGGAAAGTGAATTCAAGTAGCTTGGGTGATATTTTCTTCTCAATTGATGCGTCAACACCATTTTCGTCACCAAGCTTCCTCTGAAAATGATCTGCAAGATCTCGATTGCTAGAGTTTAGGTATCTCATCTCCGCTGCAATGGAAGGGGGGAAATGGTTGAGCATTTCACCCCAAACTGGAAATTTACTAATGGAGACTACAAAGTAGATAGCATGGTTACAGTGCACTCTGAAATGCAATATGCTGTACTCCGATTACGCTCAAATGTGTAAGCTAGATAAAATATATTCGCTGATGCTTATATTTATTAGGTCTTGGACTTCCCCACGTATCCAAACTGGTTAACAAAGTCGATGGACATATACCCAACTACCCAAGACCAAGAGTATTATATACTAGGCATACTTATCCTCAGCTTTTATTAAGGAAAaaagaatccatccagttgaattGAGGTATCATGGATATATTTCTTATACTGTCCAGGTTAGCCACAGGCAGAATGTCAATGATCGGCGTCACAGCAGAAAGCAACATAATCAGATGTATTTTGCTCCTTGAACCGAAGGAACAAAGGCTTGATTCAAGCTtctgtagtactccctctgtaaactaatacagtattaagacgttttagatcactaaagtagtgtaaaatgtcttatattagtttacagaggaataTTTACCACATGTGTTTCTTCAGTTATGTCACAGTGGTCTAGTCAGAATTACGATAATGAATTGCATAACACAACTTGAAGCAAAAGATAAGCAGCAACAACCATTGGTTTGAAGGGGATTATTGATCTTGCAATAGAACAAAACACACCTTTTACTTACCCACCCATAAAGACACAAGCCCAAGCTCATATATATGCCATGGGCCCATGGCACTAGCTGTTTAAGATTAAGATATTGAACTCGGCGAAATAAGCAAGGTTAAATTCAGTAGGTGTCCTTAATTCATGCTCAACTCTCAATCAGGAACCAAGAAAGAAAGCCCAATTCGATGTGCTGCACAATCTTGTGAGAGCCGGCAATCACACTGCTAGCAAGGACACAGGTTCCTTCATGAAAGAATGGGAATACTAAGCAAAATTCATCTGATCCTCGTCTTTCTTACTAGTATATCTTTGCTCGACGAACAGAAGAACATCGTATCAAGTACTACCATAGCTATCACATCATGGCGGTATGTAATCGCTAGAGAACAAAGCAGCTGATCGCTCCCAGAACCAGACAAAGAGATCCCACCAACCAGGAAAAAAAGGACAAGACTTCCGGATAAAGAGCAGGAATTTAATCAGCTACCTGCGTCGTAGACATGGCCGCCTTTGACCGCGGccccggccggggcggcggcggccgccgccgccgggcgGAAGCAGGAGCCCCGCAGGCCCCTCGCGAGCACGGCCCAGCAGCCGCACCCGCGGCGCTCCTGCCGGTGCCGAggcggcggagaaggaggaggcatgGACCCACCACCAATTCCGTGTCCCGTCGCGTCGAGGCGGCGAGGTCAAGAACAAGCAGAGCTTGTGGCGCCGGCTGCCCGGCGACCCACCTACCACCGCTAGCAAGCCAGCGACACGACCGGTTCCTGCTCGGGAGCTGGCTTTGGATGGACGCCCCGACTCGCACCCCCCGTCGCCGTCCGGACCCCGCCAGCAGATAAGTGCGCACGCCGGCGCAAAGGCGAAAGCGAAAGCAGAGGGAGGGATAGAGGATCGAGTCAGAGGGGGAAATGGCGCTGATGGTGGTGGGAGTAGACAAGTCGGGGAAGCAAGCGGGCGGGGCGGGCGATGGCTGGCTGGCTGGCGCGAGTGGGGAAAGGGCGGGCGCGAGTGGGAACGGAGTGGGAGTGGAAGCGGCAGTGGGTCGCACTCGGGGCGTAGGCGCACTGGCGCCGGCACCGCGACGaacgtgtcgccgccgccgtcgtcatgatgaCGACGGCGAGGAATGAGGAATCGATCCATGTGTTGGCCCCCGGTGACGACGGGAGTGGGGTGGAGGTTGGCCGAACCGGCTGCGTTGGTTGGCTGGGGCGGCCGTAGGTGGATTCACCGTGCGGGTGGATGGGATCGATGGGGGCTGCTTTTTTTCTTCCGGCCGTAGGTGGATTCACCGTGCGGGTGGaacgtgtcgccgccgccgtcgtcataaTTACTCTCTAAAGATTAAGTAGAAATTAAGAAGACCACGTGTAgaatgttattggtcttgattaccgtgttaTGAGAGAGAAATATTTTTtttactttaaagtgcattgagaAGATAGAGGTACATTCTTTGGTGAACAAATTTTAAAGTCAAATATACACTCTTCACCGGACTGAGGGAGTAGCCAAAATCATAATGATGTACTGCAAAATTATGTGTATGAGTCAAATTCAGTTGGGTATGTACTGCAATATTATATGTATGTGCAATGTAAAATACAGATTGGGACGGAGTACCTCACTACCTCCCTCTGAAGAAGGTCTGATCAGGGTATGCGGGGTATCAACTGCTGCCTGCTGAGCGCCTGAGCGGACCGGGCGGCTCCGGCATGCAGCACGGTGATGCGTCGTGCGCGCCT
Protein-coding regions in this window:
- the LOC123168353 gene encoding serine/threonine-protein kinase PBL36 isoform X1, coding for MPPPSPPPRHRQERRGCGCWAVLARGLRGSCFRPAAAAAAAPAGAAVKGGHVYDAAEMRYLNSSNRDLADHFQRKLGDENGVDASIEKKISPKLLEFTFQELKSATVNFRPDSILGEGGFGYVFKGWIEPNSTAPAKPGTGLTVAVKSLKENALQGHREWVAEVDFLGQLHHKHLVKLIGYCIEDDQRLLVYEFMARGSLENHLFRRTLPLPWPCRMKVVLGAAKGLAFLHVGPKPVIYRDFKTSNILIDAEYNSKLSDFGLAKAGPQGDKTHVSTRVLGTYGYAAPEYVMTGHLTTKSDVYSFGVVLLEVLTGRRSVDKKRPPGEQNLVAWARPYLSDRRRLYQLVDPRLGLNYSVRGVQKVAQICHHCLNRDSKSRPMMDEVVKHLTPLQDLNDMAAASYRPRSSPRGKARR
- the LOC123168353 gene encoding serine/threonine-protein kinase PBL36 isoform X2, producing the protein MPPPSPPPRHRQERRGCGCWAVLARGLRGSCFRPAAAAAAAPAGAAVKGGHVYDADHFQRKLGDENGVDASIEKKISPKLLEFTFQELKSATVNFRPDSILGEGGFGYVFKGWIEPNSTAPAKPGTGLTVAVKSLKENALQGHREWVAEVDFLGQLHHKHLVKLIGYCIEDDQRLLVYEFMARGSLENHLFRRTLPLPWPCRMKVVLGAAKGLAFLHVGPKPVIYRDFKTSNILIDAEYNSKLSDFGLAKAGPQGDKTHVSTRVLGTYGYAAPEYVMTGHLTTKSDVYSFGVVLLEVLTGRRSVDKKRPPGEQNLVAWARPYLSDRRRLYQLVDPRLGLNYSVRGVQKVAQICHHCLNRDSKSRPMMDEVVKHLTPLQDLNDMAAASYRPRSSPRGKARR